A DNA window from Sulfitobacter noctilucicola contains the following coding sequences:
- a CDS encoding helix-turn-helix domain-containing protein, with product MAQKTSDMFIGIGARLAITRNETGLSQTDMAKEIGVSLRAYHSYEKGERGLPIEALVLLDEKFSVDVNWILLGTKSARVEHDIKALEEFETSLDRFLVEQGIRIKSEKRGAIVARWYRSLTDGKEVPMEDVHTWIELLKE from the coding sequence GTGGCGCAAAAAACGTCTGATATGTTCATTGGTATCGGGGCCAGGCTTGCGATTACGCGCAATGAAACTGGCTTGTCTCAGACGGACATGGCCAAGGAAATTGGTGTCTCTCTGCGGGCTTATCACAGCTATGAAAAGGGTGAACGTGGCCTCCCGATTGAGGCGTTGGTGTTACTCGATGAAAAATTCAGCGTCGATGTAAATTGGATTCTTCTCGGCACGAAATCCGCACGTGTCGAACACGACATTAAGGCGCTTGAAGAATTTGAAACCTCGCTTGATCGGTTCCTTGTCGAACAAGGCATCAGGATCAAAAGCGAAAAGCGCGGGGCCATTGTCGCGAGGTGGTATCGGTCGCTAACCGATGGAAAAGAAGTCCCAATGGAAGACGTTCATACGTGGATCGAATTGCTGAAGGAGTAG